The Candidatus Polarisedimenticolaceae bacterium DNA window GTGAGGAGCAGCGTCCGGATGTGCGATCCGTCGACGTCGGCGTCGGTCATGATGAAGAGCCGGCCGTACCGCAGCTTCGACAGGTCGAATTCGTCCTCGCCGATCCCCGTGCCCATCGCCGCGATGATGGTGCGGATCTCCTCGTGCCCGAGCATCTTGTCGAACCGCGCCTTCTCGACGTTCAGGATCTTGCCGCGGAGGGGCAGGATCGCCTGGAACCGCCGGTCGCGGCCCTGCTTCGCCGAGCCGCCCGCCGAGTCGCCCTCGACGAGGAAGATCTCGCACTGGCCGGGGTCGCGCTCCTGGCAGTCGGCGAGCTTGCCGGGGAGCGAGCCGGAGTCGAGCGCACCCTTCCGTCGCGTGAGCTCGCGCGCTTTCCGCGCCGCCTCGCGCGCACGCGCCGCGTCGACGCTCTTCATGATGATCGACTTGGCGACCGACGGGTTCTGCTCGAAGAACGCCGCGAGCTTGTCGTTCACGAGCGCTTCGACCTGCCCCCTGACCTCAGAGTTGCCGAGCTTGGTCTTCGTCTGGCCCTCGAACTGCGGCTTCGGGATCTTGACCGAGATCACCGCCGCGAGGCCCTCGCGGACGTCTTCGCCCTGGAGCTGGAGATCCTTCGCATCCTTCCCGAGGTTGGCGCTCGCGAGGTACGCGTTGATCGTGCGCGTGAGGGCCGCCTTGAAGCCCACCATGTGCGTCCCGCCCTCGACGGTGTTGATCGAGTTCGCGAACGAGTAGATCGTCTCGTTGTAGCTGTCGTTCCACTGCATGGCGATCTCGAGGAGGACGCCTTCGCCCTGCCCCTCGAGGAACACCGGCTTCGGATGCAGCACCTGCCGGGCTTTGTTGAGATGCTGGACGAACTCGATGATCCCGCCGTCGTAGCGGAAGACGCTCTCGCGCAGCTTCTCGGCGCGCTCGTCCTTGAGCGTGATCTCGATGCCTTTGTTCAGGAAGGCGAGCTCGCGGAGACGCTGCGCCAGGGTGTCGTAGGAGAAGACCAGCTCCTCGAACACCTGGGCGTCCGGCTTGAAGGTGATCTTCGTGCCGCGCCGCTTCGACGTCCCGACCTTGCGGAATTCGCTGACCGGCGTCCCGCGCTCGTAGTCCTGGCGATAGCTGCCGCCGTCGCGCCAGATCTCGACCTCGAGGCGCTCCGACAGGGCGTTCACGACCGAGACGCCCACGCCGTGAAGGCCGCCGGAGACCTTGTAGGCGTCGTTCTCGAACTTGCCGCCGGCGTGGAGCACCGTGAGTACGACCTCCGCCGCCGACTTGTTCTCGGTCGGGTGCATGTCGACCGGAATGCCGCGGCCGTCGTCGATGACGGTGACCGAATTGTCGATGTGGACCACGACTTCGATGTGCGAGCAGAAGCCCGCCTGGGCCTCGTCGACCGAGTTGTCGACGACCTCGTAGACGAGGTGATGAAGGCCCATCGCCCCCGTCGAGCCGATGTACATCGCGGGGCGCTTGCGGACCGCCTCGAGCCCCTCCAGGACCTTGATCTTCGAAGCGTCGTAGCTCGAAGCGTCATCCTGGGGGTTCTGCTGTTGCTGGTGAGTGAGCGTGGCGGTCGTCTCGTCCTTTTGGCTCATGGCTCCTCAGTCCCCCGCCGCCGGTCCCATCGTCGGCCCCCATCGGGCCGGGTCGCGAGCCGGTCGTGCGTCCAGAGAGCTTCTAAGCTGCCCGGGCGAGACCCCCCTCCATGCGGATCGTCGGGAAGGAGAACCCGGGCCGTTCCAGCGAACCGACTTTCGAAGAGGCCAGCAGTGCCTGAAACCCGCCGGCGCTCAGGAAGTCTATCAGCGACCGGACCCGAATTTCATCGAGATCCGAATCGAAATCGTCCATCAGGAAGAGCGGAGACTCTTGATGCCGTTCCTTCAGGAGGCTGAGCTTTCCCGCGCACAAGGCTATCATCGTGGCCCTCAACTGACCAGCCGACCCGAACCTCCGGATATCGGCCCCGGCGAACACGGTTTCGAGGTCGTCCTTGTGCGGTCCTTCGGAGGTGAAGCCGAGCGCGAGGTCACGCCCACGGCTCCGCGCGAGTGCCTCGCGGAAGGTGCCGGCGAACTCCGCCGGGTCGCGCTCCGCGCTCGCCGACGGCGACGGCCGGTAACGCAGCACGATCTCCTCCTCGGGCGCGAGGAGAGCACGCTCCGCCTCGCCGAGACGGCATCCCAGCTCGAGGACGTAGGCGCGGCGCTGTCGGTGGAGCCGGGACGCGGCTTCCGTGAGCTGCTCGTCCCACGCGTCGAGGTGGGCGGCGCCGCCTCCGCGGCGCAGGAGCGCGTTCCGCTCGGCGAGGGCGCGCCGATAGTCGCCGAGGTCGGCGAGAAAGCCGGGGCGAAGGCCGGCGATCCCGCTGTCGATGAACCGCCGGCGGCCGTCCGGCCCGTCGCGGAGAACGCGCGCCGAGTCGCTGGGGAGCGCCACGAGATCGAGCCGGCCGAGATAAGCGTCGATCGGACGTTCGACGTCATCGACGAAGAGCCGGCGGATGCCGGAGTCCAGGACGACGGTGAGCTTGGACGAGCCGGAGAGCCCGGCGACCTCTCCCGCGATGCGGCCGGGTCCGCCCTCGCGTGCGACGATCTCATCCGTTCGGCCCGTCCGGAACGACCGCGTCGTTCCCAAGAGATAGGCGGCCTCGAGAAGGCTCGTCTTTCCCTGCCCGTTGCGTCCGGCGATCAGGGCGAGCCCGGCAGGAAGATCGACGGCGACCGCCTTGAGATTGCGGATCTTCTCCGCGTGAAGCCGCTTGAGCCACATCCCTCAGGGATCAGAGGTCGCGGGGCATCACGATGTAGCGATAGTCGAGCTCGCCGGCGGGCTCGGGCCGGAACTGCCCCGGCTTGTCGCCCGACTTCTTCGCCTTCCGATCGGTCTCCGATTCCCCGTCCTTGACCGGGTCGAGCTCGAGCTTGACCGAGCCGGTCCCCACGACCGACAAGAAATCGAGGATGTACTTCGCGTTGAACCCGATCGTCTTGTCGTCGCCCTTGTACTCGAC harbors:
- the gyrB gene encoding DNA topoisomerase (ATP-hydrolyzing) subunit B; this encodes MSQKDETTATLTHQQQQNPQDDASSYDASKIKVLEGLEAVRKRPAMYIGSTGAMGLHHLVYEVVDNSVDEAQAGFCSHIEVVVHIDNSVTVIDDGRGIPVDMHPTENKSAAEVVLTVLHAGGKFENDAYKVSGGLHGVGVSVVNALSERLEVEIWRDGGSYRQDYERGTPVSEFRKVGTSKRRGTKITFKPDAQVFEELVFSYDTLAQRLRELAFLNKGIEITLKDERAEKLRESVFRYDGGIIEFVQHLNKARQVLHPKPVFLEGQGEGVLLEIAMQWNDSYNETIYSFANSINTVEGGTHMVGFKAALTRTINAYLASANLGKDAKDLQLQGEDVREGLAAVISVKIPKPQFEGQTKTKLGNSEVRGQVEALVNDKLAAFFEQNPSVAKSIIMKSVDAARAREAARKARELTRRKGALDSGSLPGKLADCQERDPGQCEIFLVEGDSAGGSAKQGRDRRFQAILPLRGKILNVEKARFDKMLGHEEIRTIIAAMGTGIGEDEFDLSKLRYGRLFIMTDADVDGSHIRTLLLTFFYRQMRPLIDKGHVFIACPPLYKVKRGKEEQYLANDKELNAFVIRKATEERVVEAGGRVISGTELHHLLQSLIDHDQYLGAIERMGIDPGSVEAILDGGIDARTDFESRAKLEALGARLAALGHDVSAPEPDEEHGLLQLRVRSAVRGRREFFVNLELWQAVEMRQMRKLQPTISTVAKGPLVVRHNGDVASLDSKKELLTHLMEAGKKGLVIQRYKGLGEMNPDQLWETTMDPARRRILEVRIEDAVAADNLFSILMGDAVEPRRQFIEDNALDARNLDI
- the recF gene encoding DNA replication and repair protein RecF (All proteins in this family for which functions are known are DNA-binding proteins that assist the filamentation of RecA onto DNA for the initiation of recombination or recombinational repair.); this encodes MWLKRLHAEKIRNLKAVAVDLPAGLALIAGRNGQGKTSLLEAAYLLGTTRSFRTGRTDEIVAREGGPGRIAGEVAGLSGSSKLTVVLDSGIRRLFVDDVERPIDAYLGRLDLVALPSDSARVLRDGPDGRRRFIDSGIAGLRPGFLADLGDYRRALAERNALLRRGGGAAHLDAWDEQLTEAASRLHRQRRAYVLELGCRLGEAERALLAPEEEIVLRYRPSPSASAERDPAEFAGTFREALARSRGRDLALGFTSEGPHKDDLETVFAGADIRRFGSAGQLRATMIALCAGKLSLLKERHQESPLFLMDDFDSDLDEIRVRSLIDFLSAGGFQALLASSKVGSLERPGFSFPTIRMEGGLARAA